CGGGGCGGCGGCGCCGTGGCGCAGTTCatggtgaggtcgagggcggagAAGGAGGGGAGACTGTGGATGGCCGACCAGCCGTCGGCAGCACCGCCCGGCGGCGTCTTCTTGCATGTGCAGTGCTACCGGCGTTGATGGTTGACTTCCTTGCAACAACCATTTCATTTCATGATTTTCTATATTGAGTTGCTCATTCTGTCAATGTACTTCGTCAATGAAATACATGTAGATATTGTTCATTACCATAGCCAACACCGAGAGTTTGAAACAAACATAGGGTCTCAACTTTTACAAACAAACCAGTCAAATGAAAACTCACATAAAATCAATTGATTTCATGAATAAAAATTGTACTACTATAAATACATCAGCTGCACATAATAAAGCGCACCCAGTGTAGATTTTTATTGTTGTTGGCAAAAACAGTGTAGATTAAAAGTGCAACTGCAGAGCAAAATACAAGAATAGAGTGGTCCTGTAAATTGCAATCAAATGTACACGACTGTACATAACAAAATACAATAGCTGCACGTTTTTAGAAATTAGCAGCTTATGTATATTAAATGAACAACTGCACATCAAATTAAATCGGTTGATATTACAAAAAAAATTATCAACTGATTATCAGAGTTTTCTGCCTTTTTTCGGAAAGAACTTTTTTCAATCCTCTAAGGTAAAGCAAACCTGAAAATTGCTAACTAGCATCCCCGGGCCCTACATGTTATCCTCACGACAAAGGACATGACCTGGCTATATGTGTATTCTGCGATGTTACCGGAGTAAAATCAAAACAAAGGAAGTATGAAATGTATCCAGCCTAACACATATATACGCATGATGATGAGAGAGTGTATTTTTAGTTAATTATCATTACAATTATCTGGGCTGAAGAGATGATGGCTCACAGAAAGCTAATTCCACATCTTTGCAACTGATTCCTGGTACAATCAAATTAAAATGTGACGCTTACATTGGCTCAGGGAAATTCATTCTGAGATCAAGCAGAAATGTTTTCTTTCTCCGCCACGATGCTGTCAAGTAATGACTCGCATGCATCTTCCAGCAGATCCAGTACCTGAAAATCATTGCCCAAAGAATGTTTAGAACATACCCTTTTTTTCTAGAACTCGCAGGAGAGATCGGGATAGACCAAACTTGACATAGGAGGAGTCCATAAAGAGAGACCTAAAGAACTAGAatatcaccaaagaactagccaTGGACAGACGTGCATGGAAGTTAGTCATCCACGTGTCAGAACCATGACTAGGTTTCGAGATTTTATGGGTTTCaactctagcctaccccaacttctCTGGGACtgaaaggctttgttgttgttgttgttgctgctgctgctgctgctggaacACTCCATTAAGAAAACCGCATGATCCTGGCTAGCTTGTAAAATAATTACTGCACCTATATCTAAATGGTTTCAAGTAGGAACTTCTCATGGTGGCCATCTGCAAACTGAAGAAAGAAATGCCACAAGGAAATCAAGGAAGAGGGGCAAACAAATAATTGTTTTTTGTATTGGTCTCGCTTTCTTAATGTGTTGAAATAAGCATCTTCACGCTTTACTATATTCGACTTACAAGTAGGTGCACATAATACCTGGATATTATGCCCAGTGCAGTAGCTTAAGCTGCATCTTCGTTTCAAAGATGATTCACTTAAATGTTCTTTGGACAGAATACCGCAATTTCATTAGAACCAAGGGGCGGCTAAATTGCTGGACAGGAAGTCCAGTGCTTGATATATGCTGAAGCCTGAAGGTGTGAATGCCAGCATGTTGGAGATGAGTTTGGCGGCTCATGGCAGTCAGCTGTCGACGCCACCCCACCATCACATAAAAAGGCTCATCCTCGGTGACCATGCTCACTGTATGGTGGAACACATGGAAGCAGCTGAATGCTACTGCTAGTCCGCCGCTCTGCTGCACACAATCAGCACACAGGCGCATTTGTGGGGCACATCAGGTGCGTCCTGGCTTCAGGTGTCACTAACACCAGAACTTACTAGTAGCTTAGTGCTTATGTGTGGCACGTGAGTGTGTTGTAAGCGCCTATTTAATGGCCTTATAGTCAATATACCAAGTTTTTGTTGCAAACCCTGAGACATCATAACTACGGAGGATAACCAAAGATCAAAAGGTCTGGTTGAAAATTATATTGCTTCACCGGACCCAGGGAAATTGCCAAAGCATTTGACGATTGACACATTGGAATGTAAAGAACTAGTAAATAAAATCCTAGATAGGAAGTGAGTTGGCCTCAAAATAAATGAGTTGTTTGTTGTAGAATATTACTTTCGTTGGACTTGAACTTAACTTGATTAGCTATATTGAATTTCTAGAAATACATAGACAAGCTCATGAACAGTATGGTCATTAGCCACTAAGATGATGGTTTAACATAGGGGCTGTGCCTGACTAATGCTAGCTACTATGCTTATGTGCATTCATGCACATATCAAGGCTGATGCCAGTTGGGGATAATTATAAACTAAAAAGGGACTGAAAAATCAAGTGCAGACTCATGATACTGACGAGCAAGCGCATGGTGTCCTTGGCTCACCTTTTCAAATCCCTTAGCGCCTCCATAGTAAGGATCTGGAACTTCAGACTCCGTATGCCGCTTGCAATAGGAGCACATCAGCTTAACCTAGTAAGGATGCCACCAAACAAATCAATATGTGAATTTCGAGTCATGAATAACAGCATCACCAAATATATTGTGCTGACCACTTAAAACCCACAATGTTCGTCAGATTGTCAAATACAAGCAAAAGATAACCAacttactccctccgtcccaaataagtgactcaactttatactaactttgtactaaagttagtagaaagttgagtcacttattctgggacggagggagtactttgtAAAATAGCTAAGAAAAAAAGATCTAGGCAACACATCATGCGTTATCAGACAACTAAATTATCTATTGCCTAAACAATTTATCCAACATCTATGTGGCTATCCCCATTACAGAGCAAAGAGAGTGATTAGTAAACAAAATCTCAACTGTAGACATATTTAACCAGGCAAGCTCCTGGAAAAAAAAAGCAAACATCATTGGGAGCAACAAGCATGCAAGGCATTGTTTAAATGAAATCAAGGCTGGTGAAGTGGTACAAGGCTAATGGATTTCCAGAAATATCAAGTTGGTGATTAACAGCGAATAAATTATAATGTTCCCATTCATTCATTTTTTATATTACATTTAAAGAAAGAAGGTATGGACACACCATATCATCAATTCATTGTGGTCAAGGGTAAGACTATAAACATTAACAGTACAAATGGCCATACAATTATGTAGATCAAGGATGGATATGCAAAATGTTAAGATTGCACAATAAAAATAAAGCCTATAAACCTAACCTTCTTGGGTCCACTATCTGGGAGAGTCTCCTTGTGTTGCCATCTGtcaaatgagctcaaaatgtcTTCTGCGTAATGATCAAAATATAAGTGCATTATAAGCGGCAATACATCAACAAAGGTCCTCAGGTTGTGAAACACAAATGAAGGGAGCTGAGAGATAACCATAATTCTGCCTGTCCATTGCAAGGATAAGATCAAAATTTCGGAAATCTGAGGGTTTGATAGGCCTGGATATTGAGGTCACCTCAATCCCCCGCTTCTTGGAAGTTGATATCATCCTTGAGTCGGCCTTATTTCCCTGAATTCATGTGATGCATCGTCAATTCTTATGCCGTCACTGAACTGATTAAATGTACACACGAGAAAGGTAACTAGGTAAGTGTAGAATATAACCTCATGATAACCTATGGTACCAGCAGAGTCTATCTGAAACTTGGACTCAAGTCCGCGCTTGCTGACGAGGTTCCGGAAGACGGCTTCAGCTGCAGGACTCCTACAAATGTTCCCTGAACATACATCATACATCAAGCACAGGAAATTAGATAAATATAGTGCATGTATGCATAACAACTAAATGCTTTAAGCCAAAGTAAGGTGGTGTAATGAAACTATCCTCAATCGCACAGAGATAAAAAAAAGATAAACAATAGTTCATGTATGTACACTTATTAAGCATGCTCATGCACACATACTAACAAAATCAGAAAGCAAACGTTACCATCTCTAACATAGAGATAAGATGGAATCGGGATCACATGATGTGATTGCACATTTGCACCTACCAAGTCGAGCGGTCGCCACATGCTGCGACACCAAAATGATGAGAACAAGACAACAGGGAGACAGACTGAAACAAATGGAACGTCGGGACGGTAATCATGGAAACAAGAAATCCGATTCTCATGTGATGTGCACCCAGGCTATCGTACACGCACGATGCGGACGCAGTACACGGATGCTCGCACGCACAAGCATTCGTAAGCAGCGAGACCAGACGGGTATTCAAAGCAAGCTACTCGAATCAGTTGGCGTGATACGGACGCCCGCCCAGGGGTGGGGATTGAGTAGGGTTCGCGGGATTTACCGAGGCAGACGAAGAGGACGGCGAAGGGCTTCGCGCTGGCCTCGGCCGGCGCCGGAGTACTCGCCTCCGCGGCCATCTCTTCCGCTTCCGCCGCCGACGCCACGAATACGGGCCGCGGAGGGTTCGCAAAGTGGTCGCGAGGGTGAATCTGGCGGAGACTGGTCACAGTGCGGCCGTGCACGTGGCGATTGGTGGCTGCCACAAGTGGATGAGTAGTGCGCCTCCTAGTCCTAACCGGGTCACGCGCTGTCGGGTTCGGAGCCAAGGACGAGTACGCGGCGGGGGTGGAGGGCGACGCGACGGAGTGAGCGAGTGGCTCGCGTCGCGCCGGCTCTCGTCTCGGCCGGTAGCGCTAGGGACAAGCGCGGTATGCGAACCTTCTCTTCCTGTTTTTTTCTTTTCGTTTTTTTTAACATAGTACAGACGCAAGCGCATaaacacgtgcatgcactcatccctatgaacgcacacacgcacaccctacccctatgagcacctccgaacgactgagccggcatatcatcttgaaatttacgaagtcatcGTAGGCGCCTCGTCATCGACAGGAATGTCTCATCCCACTAAATGCGCATTgccgaaaatcctgaaataaatccaaaAATAAATGCGAGCACTAAGATTTAAATCCTGGTGGGCTGGGATACCAtagtccctctaaccatccaaccacaggttggttcgctTTTTCTTTTCGTTTTCGCTTTCTCTTTTATCTTCCTTCAAATAAAATACTCTTTTTACACATTACAAACATAGTATATGCAGAAAAAAAATTAAGACATTCTGATTTTTTGGTGTGAAACATTGACAAATTTTTTGATAGCTTTTTCATCACCATATGACATTCATGGAATGTTTTGAAACattgattttgtttttttttgtcaTGGTTTTCACGAATATCATTTCATGATGAAATTCGCAAGCTACCAAAGCATTTGTCAATATTTTACACAAAAAacagttttttttattttttgttgctGTTGGATTTTTATTGTTGTTGATTTTACTGTTCACCTGAGCTCACATGAGCTCAGATTAAAACAACCACTTTGGCACGTGCATACACATACTCCTATGAGTACATTCGATATACTGAGCCGGCACAATATTTTGGAATTGATGAAGTCATCACGGACGCCTTCATAGTTGACAAGAACGTCTCCTCCCGCTGAACGCAAATCGTCATAAGACCTAAAGTAAATTCGGAAAAATGCGACCACCAGTACAAGTCTAGGACATGAACTCTAATGGGTTGATTTCACCACAAGAACATAACCATTTGAGCTACATTTAGTTCACCGCGTTTGAAATAGTAGTGAGTTTGCATGTGCCCTCGTACATTTTCATCACgtccactctctctctctctgaaagTGCTCTCCTGCTCCAAAATGAAAATGCACCTAGGTGAACAGTACATTCTGGAAAAATGGCAAAAATTAACTGAAAATACTTTGAATTTTTTAGCACACGGTCTTGAGTGTTCTTCCTACAAATAAATTTTCATGAAGAAATCACATTCATAGAACTTTGGGTATAAAAAACAAAACAGACGGTCCAAAATGCTTCAAAGATGATCTTTTTAGAGTACTAATTTTGTTTATTTGTTCTGTACACATTAAATGTTATCTCTTAGCGAAACTGCATGGAAGTAGAACATTCGTACATGTGTGTTGTAAAAGCATGGATTTTTcaaatttatttattttagttCATATTTCTCATCTTCTCTCTCGGTCCTTTTTGTCGTAGCCAATATTTTATGTCCATCAACTTCTCCAGCACCAATATTTATGTTTATGTCCTAGTGCAGTGGCGGAGCTATGTTGGAGCCAACCTGTGCTCTGGCCCGCCCTGTCCAGCTGAAACGCGGCCCAACTAACCAGTCAAGTGTCCTTGTCTATCTCTTTCTACACTTTCTTCTTCAGGCTGGCCCGCCCAAGGAATCCACTATAGCTCCGCCAGTGTCCTAGTGTTGCTCATGTGTTCATCATTATCCAAGATGAGGTCGCACTACTCGCCTAGTGACCATAAGTTGAGGTTCATGTGGATCCTCTATATCCTCGAGTGTTGTTTTTCATGTGTCCCCCTTATTCTCGAGTGTTTAATGTATGCTCACCTACCATACAATTAATGCTAGATAATAAATTATGTACTGTAATATTGATTCAGTCTACTAAGCTACATACAGTAGACACTACTTCAACTGATCACACATAGACTGAATTTGATAAGATTCAACACCGTTCAATTTACATCCACCTGCAAGAAGCATATTTAAAATGTGTGCCCTCCCCTCTCCTCTACCCCAACTAACTCGTACCGGGTTGCGTTTGATTCATAACAAAAAACATTTCTAAATAACATGTAGGTCATCAAGCCACCAAGCAGCTATTTAAATTCTACAGATCTGCGAATGCACgggcatgtacaatggtgttGTCTTAATTTTATTTGTGTCGCATAGGATAAATGCTTAGGTGAAGAAAAGAGAAACCAAAGAAATGACTTtaccttctctctttttattttttttgaaaaagacaACAATAACTTTATTAATTAGAAACAATGGTTACATCATCTATAAAAATAGATACATTATTTTCTATAAGCTCCTCGAACTAATCCCTTGCCACCAAACATTTCACTAACCTAGCAAGTTCACAAGCCATAAAAAAGCAATCATCAAAAATTGTCGCCGCCACTCCGCAGAAAGTCCTTTGTTCTTCATTGTGTTAATGATTTCTATGTTATCAGAGTTAATAACGAGACGATTGCAACCTGCCTTTTGTGCCAGCAATAAGTCAAATCTAAGCACCAACACTTTCGTTGTCAGTACATCAGCACACCAATCAATTTTTCAATTTCCGGCAACAATAAATTTTCCTTTGTCATCCCTGAATACATCATCGGCTGCGCCCCTGAACAGATCATGATCAAAGGAAGCATCGACATTCAACTTAACAAACCCTATAGGAGGTCTACTCCATCCTCCATTTCTTCTAGTTGCATTAGGGGAGCAGACATTTACATAGTTTGCCGTTATAGCACGAATTCCCATAAACCAACTTGTTTCTTAAAACCATGAATACCAAGCGGTTATAGCGATCAATTCACATGCATTCTGAAAACCCATTATAGATATTCTTGATCTCGCATGAGGAGTAATAATTTAAGGATTGCCTCTCCCGCACGATCAACAACACAAGCTTTTTTAACCGCCTCATACATCCCCAACTTATCCCACACCTTTTTTGCCTTCTGACACAACATAGAAACAACACGTGTTTTGCATCCTCTCGGCCTTCTCTTAATGataagagatgatctcttagcaacAATTCTCTCACCATATTTTTAGGAATTACAGATAAGATTAAGAGACCGCCCATTGTACATCATCTTTTTTATCATCTCTACACTACAAGACAAGATTAAGATAAGATTGTCTTACCAATCTCTGTGCATGCTCTACCAGACAAAGTAGTATGTGAATTTACGAATTTAAAGCGTCACGGCACACTCATGTCCCAAAAATTCACGTCCCCTCAGATTACCACTACATAGTTTTGAGACGACAATGTTGTAAAGAGTGTGATGTGATCACATGCAAATCAGCAtgtctggacggatgggcaagaCAATAGACAACCGCATGATGCTGCGTTCCACAATATAAAGCATTTATGAACTTCATCAACTCTTCTGTTAGAAGTATGTTGGTACCATCAGGTATCAACTGGCAAAAAATATTTGAAAATAACTGCTCCTTGGAGAAATGCTTttgcagcagaggaagaaaaCAAAAGAGATTGTACCCAAGGTATGATGGGAGACAACCCTAGTAGCAAAAATACACAACGGAAGCCATTATTTCAATCGCTTCTGCTTAAAGCCTCAACGTTGCAATAAAAAGAAGAAACAATGGTCATCAGTTGACGACGTCCAGGACCAGCTTGCGGGACTTGAGGACGGACCACCTCATGCGACGGTAGTATGCGGCTTGGAGAAGAGCAAGTGACAGTAGGAAGATCCATTTGACACCCATctagaagaaaaaaaatgatgTAGGTATTAGGCACATCAGAACAATGGACAACTAAAACAGTGTGTAACTTTTACATGAGTAAAGTGTCAGGCAGTTACCAGTTTCCTCTCTTCCATTTCAGGCTCAGCAGCCCACGACAAGAATGACACAACATCCTTGCCCATCTGCGATAGAAATTTAATGCTTCGGTGTTAGCACAATAAGACAACAATTTACGCATTAAGGGCTCAACAAAGGTTTAAACGACATACCTGGGCTTCAGTTGCAGGAGTACCATCTTCATACTCAATAGCCCCATCCATAAGCATCTTAGGCATGGCTATGGCACCACCAGGGAAGTAGGGATTGTAATGCAGACCCTCACGAATCTACAATTTAATCAGTCAGAGTAAG
The genomic region above belongs to Triticum urartu cultivar G1812 unplaced genomic scaffold, Tu2.1 TuUngrouped_contig_5577, whole genome shotgun sequence and contains:
- the LOC125529399 gene encoding putative low molecular weight protein-tyrosine-phosphatase slr0328 isoform X2 (The sequence of the model RefSeq protein was modified relative to this genomic sequence to represent the inferred CDS: added 85 bases not found in genome assembly); translated protein: MSSAPPSHSLTRFTNPRTLARRPAMVAATVASPSTPAAYSSLAPNPTARDPVRTRRRTTHPLVAATNRHVHGRTVTSLRQIHPRDHFANPPRPVFVASAAEAEEMAAEASTPAPAEASAKPFAVLFVCLGNICRSPAAEAVFRNLVSKRGLESKFQIDSAGTIGYHEGNKADSRMISTSKKRGIEVTSISRPIKPSDFRNFDLILAMDRQNYDILSSFDRWQHKETLPDSGPKKVKLMCSYCKRHTESEVPDPYYGGAKGFEKVLDLLEDACESLLDSIVAEKENISA
- the LOC125529399 gene encoding putative low molecular weight protein-tyrosine-phosphatase slr0328 isoform X1 (The sequence of the model RefSeq protein was modified relative to this genomic sequence to represent the inferred CDS: added 85 bases not found in genome assembly); translation: MSSAPPSHSLTRFTNPRTLARRPAMVAATVASPSTPAAYSSLAPNPTARDPVRTRRRTTHPLVAATNRHVHGRTVTSLRQIHPRDHFANPPRPVFVASAAEAEEMAAEASTPAPAEASAKPFAVLFVCLGNICRSPAAEAVFRNLVSKRGLESKFQIDSAGTIGYHEGNKADSRMISTSKKRGIEVTSISRPIKPSDFRNFDLILAMDRQNYEDILSSFDRWQHKETLPDSGPKKVKLMCSYCKRHTESEVPDPYYGGAKGFEKVLDLLEDACESLLDSIVAEKENISA